GCGTGCGCAGGTGGCTGAGCACCAGTTAGATAAATACGGCTATTTCAATGGAAAGGTGGATTATGAGGTGCAGACCCAGAGCAATCCGAAGGAGGCAAAGGTGGCTTATAAGGTTGATATGGGCCATCTCTGGCGCCTGGATTCCGTGGCTTATCTCAATTTTCCTGATCATGGCAAGCAGCTCATCGACTCTACCATGGAGCAGGCGGTTATCAGAAAAGGAAGTCCTTTCAATGTCTCGAAACTGGAGCAGGAGCGCCAGCGACTGACCCGACTTTTCCGCAATCATGGCTATTATTTCTATCAGAACAGTTATGCTTCCTATCTTGCCGATACGGTGAATGTGCCGGGCAAGGTGAACGTGCGTCTCTCGATGGTTGACAGCATCGAACCGGAAGCCAAGCGACAGTGGTATATCGGTAACATCAACATCAACTTCAAGAAACAGTTTATGGAGGAGATGACCGATTCCTTCGTGCGTCGCTATCTGAGTTTCCGGTATGCGGGCAAGAAAATGCCGATTCGTGCTGGCGTGGTGCTCCGCGAGCTGAAGCTGCGACCACGCAAGCTCTATATGGTGGATGATGAGACCACGGCGAAGGCAGGATTGCAGTCGATGGGACTCTTCAGTTATACCAACCTGCAGTTTGTGCCCCGATCTACCCAGATCTTGGATAGTTTGGGAAATGTGCAATATTGCGATACCCTGGATGCCAACATCGACCTGGTGTTCGACAAGCCATACGATTTCTATATCGAGGCGAATGCCAAGGGCAAGACCACGGGTAGAGTAGGACCGGAGCTCGTGGTGGGTTTAACCAAACGCAATGCCTTTCGTGGAGGAGAGAAACTGGATATCAACTTTCATGGAGCGCACGAGTGGCAGACCATCACCGGACAGGGCGGCAGTTCTAACAAGATCAATTCCTATGAGTTCGGTTCAGATGTCTCCGTATCCTTCCCAAGCATCATCACGCCTTGGAATGCCTTCCGCACCATGGCGCAGAACGAGCGCAGGTTTCGCAGGGGACATATCCCACGCAGATATTACGGTACGCCAACCACCACCGTGAAGGCATCCATGAACGTATTGAATCGTGCCGGCTATTTCCGCAGGCATGTGGCAGGAGGCGAGTTGACCTACGATTGGGCCACTTCTTATCAGCATCGCCATTCGTTCAGTCCGCTGATTCTCTCGTATGAGTATATGAACTCCTCTTCGGCAAAGTTTGACAGTATCCTGGCGAACAATACGTATATCGCAACCACGATGGCCGACCGCTTTGTGCCTAAGATGAGTTACACCTATACCTATCGCAGTGCGCAGAAATACCGCAGTCCTATCGTATGGTCTACCACGGTGAGTGAGGCGGGTAACATCCTGTCGCTGGGTTATCTTGCCAGTGGCAGAAAATGGAACAAGGAGGGCAAGACGCTCTTTAAGAACGAGTATTCCCAGTTCTTCAAGGTGGAGACGGATTTCGTGAAATACTGGCGTATCAACGAGAACTCTACGTTGGTGGGACATTTGAACGGCGGCGTTATCTGGAGTTATGGCAATTCAGATACTGCTCCTTATACCGAGATGTTCTATGTGGGCGGTGCCAACAGCATCCGTGCCTTCAATGTGCGTGGCGTTGGTCCGGGAGAGCAGAACTACAGTGCCGTAGGAAACAAGTATGCCAACATCCTTCGCACGGGCGACATCAAGTTGCAGGCAAACCTGGAGTATCGTCCTAAAATCTGGGGCGACCTTTATGGCGCCTTGTTCCTGGATGCCGGAAACGTATGGATGAAGGATGCCGATTTCTCGGAGTATGAGGCATTCAAGTTCAACAGGTTCTATAAGCAGCTTGCCGTGGGCACGGGTCTGGGTATCCGTTACGACATGGGCATGTTTGTGGTGCGTGTGGATTGGGGTATCGGTTTGCATCTGCCGTATGATACCGGCAAGAGCGGATTCTACAATATCCCAAGCTTCAAGAAGAACCAGAGTCTTCATCTTGCCGTGGGTTATCCATTCTAGAATTTATGGATAGAAAGGGCAAAAGCCTCCCATTTTGGTATGTAAAACTCCACAAAACGTTTAAATGTTGATATAAATCAAAAAAAGTAGAGAAAAGATGCCGCTAGGTGCGTTTTTTTTATTACTTTTGCAGTGTTTAAGATATAAACTATCAACTATTAAATAAAAAAAGATTATATGAAACCTACATTATTGCTT
The Segatella copri DNA segment above includes these coding regions:
- a CDS encoding BamA/TamA family outer membrane protein, giving the protein MRKENRLHLIIYMTASTMLSSFLFTGCSSTSALKEGEQLFAGLKPIEYTNYEENSYADSVKEEMEYALASAPTGAFMGSSYYRTPFPVRLWIWNAFSPSDNGLSRWITKVFGSKPKLMENVNPQLRAQVAEHQLDKYGYFNGKVDYEVQTQSNPKEAKVAYKVDMGHLWRLDSVAYLNFPDHGKQLIDSTMEQAVIRKGSPFNVSKLEQERQRLTRLFRNHGYYFYQNSYASYLADTVNVPGKVNVRLSMVDSIEPEAKRQWYIGNININFKKQFMEEMTDSFVRRYLSFRYAGKKMPIRAGVVLRELKLRPRKLYMVDDETTAKAGLQSMGLFSYTNLQFVPRSTQILDSLGNVQYCDTLDANIDLVFDKPYDFYIEANAKGKTTGRVGPELVVGLTKRNAFRGGEKLDINFHGAHEWQTITGQGGSSNKINSYEFGSDVSVSFPSIITPWNAFRTMAQNERRFRRGHIPRRYYGTPTTTVKASMNVLNRAGYFRRHVAGGELTYDWATSYQHRHSFSPLILSYEYMNSSSAKFDSILANNTYIATTMADRFVPKMSYTYTYRSAQKYRSPIVWSTTVSEAGNILSLGYLASGRKWNKEGKTLFKNEYSQFFKVETDFVKYWRINENSTLVGHLNGGVIWSYGNSDTAPYTEMFYVGGANSIRAFNVRGVGPGEQNYSAVGNKYANILRTGDIKLQANLEYRPKIWGDLYGALFLDAGNVWMKDADFSEYEAFKFNRFYKQLAVGTGLGIRYDMGMFVVRVDWGIGLHLPYDTGKSGFYNIPSFKKNQSLHLAVGYPF